In a single window of the Delftia tsuruhatensis genome:
- the lhpH gene encoding trans-3-hydroxy-L-proline dehydratase, protein MQPSRTISTVEVHTAGEPFRIVTSGLGRLPGDSIVERRRWLGEHADEIRRSLMLEPRGHADMYGGVLTAPVTPGADFGVIFMHNEGYSDHCGHGVIALATAAVELGWVQRHMPETRVGMDTPCGFIEAFVRWDGNHADGVRFINVPSFIYRRDVTVHTPGFGAVSGDIAYGGAFYFYTSGVPHGLEIRETSAEALKRFGSEVKQAANAAFAVVHPEIPEINHIYGTIIDGAPRHAGSDQANCCVFADREVDRSPTGSGTAGRVAQLYLRGHIGLGETVVNESIIGSRFSARVLAETQVGGFRAVVAEVSGTAHVCGLCQWLIDERDPLRHGFLVR, encoded by the coding sequence ATGCAGCCATCACGCACCATCAGCACTGTCGAAGTCCATACGGCGGGCGAGCCGTTTCGCATCGTCACCTCGGGGCTGGGCCGCCTGCCCGGCGACTCCATCGTCGAGCGCCGCCGCTGGCTCGGGGAGCATGCCGACGAGATCCGCCGGTCGCTGATGCTGGAGCCGCGCGGCCATGCCGACATGTATGGCGGCGTGCTGACGGCGCCCGTCACGCCAGGGGCGGACTTCGGCGTGATCTTCATGCACAACGAGGGCTACAGCGACCACTGCGGCCATGGCGTGATCGCGCTGGCCACCGCCGCTGTGGAACTGGGCTGGGTGCAGCGCCACATGCCCGAAACCCGCGTGGGCATGGACACGCCCTGCGGCTTCATCGAGGCCTTCGTGCGCTGGGACGGCAACCACGCGGACGGCGTACGCTTCATCAACGTCCCCTCCTTCATCTACCGGCGCGACGTCACCGTGCACACGCCCGGATTCGGCGCCGTCAGCGGCGACATCGCCTATGGCGGAGCCTTCTACTTCTACACCAGCGGCGTGCCCCACGGCCTGGAGATACGCGAGACCTCGGCCGAGGCATTGAAGCGCTTCGGATCCGAGGTCAAGCAGGCGGCCAACGCGGCCTTTGCCGTGGTCCATCCCGAGATCCCGGAGATCAACCATATCTACGGAACCATCATCGACGGCGCACCCCGGCACGCAGGCTCGGACCAGGCCAACTGCTGCGTCTTCGCAGACCGTGAGGTGGACCGGTCGCCCACGGGCTCAGGCACGGCGGGCCGCGTGGCCCAACTCTACCTGCGCGGCCACATCGGACTGGGCGAGACCGTGGTCAACGAGTCCATCATCGGCAGCCGCTTCAGCGCCCGGGTCCTGGCCGAAACGCAGGTCGGCGGGTTTCGCGCCGTCGTTGCGGAGGTATCCGGCACGGCCCATGTCTGCGGCCTGTGCCAGTGGCTCATCGACGAGAGAGACCCATTGCGCCATGGCTTCCTGGTGCGTTGA
- a CDS encoding ABC transporter substrate-binding protein, whose translation MKHNTFALATAFCALLLAPAHADQWTDIQARGSLRCGVLDVFEPFGFTDPANRSTTGYDVDICHALARRLGVKAQIKPVSIEARIPALQQGHMDLLAAGLAYTPLRARQVDFSLGYYVSENVLAVKSSRSHAATADLAGRRVSYVKGSISETYLQAALPTATPVGYEDVPTAFTALVQGKVQAISTSEEVLRKLFHKLGPAGRQYHVLQPAIGREVWGLGLRKGEGALLQAVNQALQAMEAEGEMQALFDRWLGPATLYGMQRPFKVGPVDAAR comes from the coding sequence ATGAAGCACAACACCTTCGCCCTGGCGACCGCCTTTTGCGCCCTGCTGCTGGCCCCGGCCCATGCCGACCAGTGGACCGACATCCAGGCACGCGGCAGCCTGCGCTGCGGCGTGCTCGACGTGTTCGAGCCCTTCGGCTTCACCGACCCAGCCAACCGCAGCACCACCGGATACGACGTGGACATCTGCCACGCGCTGGCACGGCGCCTTGGCGTGAAGGCGCAGATCAAGCCCGTGTCCATCGAGGCGCGCATCCCCGCCCTGCAGCAGGGCCACATGGACCTGCTGGCAGCCGGACTGGCCTACACGCCGCTGCGCGCACGGCAGGTGGATTTCTCGCTGGGCTACTACGTCAGCGAGAACGTGCTGGCGGTCAAATCCTCCCGCAGCCATGCGGCCACGGCGGACCTCGCTGGCCGGCGCGTGAGCTATGTGAAAGGCAGCATCAGCGAGACCTATCTCCAGGCTGCGCTGCCTACGGCCACGCCCGTGGGCTACGAAGACGTGCCCACGGCCTTCACCGCCCTGGTCCAGGGCAAGGTGCAGGCCATCAGCACCTCCGAGGAAGTGCTGCGCAAGCTCTTTCACAAGCTCGGCCCTGCGGGCCGCCAGTACCACGTGCTGCAGCCGGCCATCGGCCGCGAGGTCTGGGGCCTGGGCCTGCGCAAGGGGGAAGGCGCGCTGTTGCAGGCCGTCAACCAGGCACTTCAGGCCATGGAGGCCGAGGGCGAGATGCAGGCCCTCTTCGACCGGTGGCTGGGCCCCGCCACGCTGTACGGTATGCAGCGGCCGTTCAAGGTGGGGCCGGTGGACGCAGCCCGGTGA
- a CDS encoding LysR family transcriptional regulator produces the protein MAQTPSRNPTRLSLAPERMDWNLLRTFMFVVQERGVGRAGEALHLSQPAVSQALKRLEESVGGVLLLRRNGEFRLTALGEEIHAIARDMYGTMARIEGAAVHSQTEVAGTLRLLMMSKVQSTAYDEFLAQFHRRHPMVEFHIDVQQSAHILDALSRRVPALGICLCRQPVEGLQRRLFLRHRYAVVCGRRHPLFSRRRVGMEDLLQQNFVCFASDQLGDTLSPLTIFRDQQGFTGRIVGTSPSVEEIRRMVVAGLGLSFLPEHLIRQDVMEGELRRLLPDDCVAEIDVFLTWHGLRKLHPAEQAFLNAFERFARRTPLEMRAG, from the coding sequence ATGGCCCAGACACCTTCCCGCAACCCCACCCGGCTGTCGCTGGCGCCCGAGCGCATGGACTGGAACCTGTTGCGCACCTTCATGTTCGTGGTGCAGGAGCGGGGTGTGGGCCGTGCGGGCGAGGCACTGCATCTGAGCCAGCCGGCGGTCAGCCAGGCGCTCAAGCGGCTGGAGGAGTCGGTCGGCGGGGTGCTGCTGCTGAGGCGCAACGGCGAGTTCCGCCTCACGGCCCTGGGCGAGGAGATCCATGCCATTGCGCGCGACATGTACGGCACCATGGCCCGCATCGAGGGCGCCGCCGTGCACAGCCAGACCGAAGTGGCCGGCACGCTGCGCCTGCTGATGATGAGCAAGGTGCAGAGCACGGCCTATGACGAATTCCTGGCGCAGTTCCACCGGCGCCACCCCATGGTCGAGTTCCATATCGACGTGCAGCAGAGCGCGCACATCCTCGATGCGCTGTCACGGCGCGTCCCGGCGCTGGGCATCTGCCTGTGCCGCCAGCCGGTCGAGGGGCTGCAGCGCCGCCTGTTCCTGCGCCACCGCTATGCGGTGGTATGCGGCCGGCGCCATCCGCTGTTCTCCCGCCGCCGGGTGGGCATGGAGGACCTCTTGCAGCAGAACTTCGTGTGCTTTGCCAGTGACCAGCTCGGCGATACGCTGTCGCCGCTGACCATCTTCCGCGACCAGCAGGGCTTTACCGGCCGCATCGTCGGCACTTCGCCCTCCGTCGAGGAAATCCGCCGCATGGTGGTGGCGGGCCTGGGGCTGAGCTTTCTGCCCGAGCACCTGATCCGCCAGGACGTGATGGAGGGCGAACTGCGCCGCCTGCTGCCCGACGATTGCGTGGCCGAGATCGACGTCTTCCTGACCTGGCACGGCCTGCGCAAGCTGCATCCTGCGGAGCAGGCCTTTCTGAACGCCTTCGAGCGCTTTGCGCGCCGCACGCCGCTGGAGATGCGGGCGGGGTGA
- a CDS encoding histone deacetylase family protein, translating to MKAYFHADQALHHPQTYLSRGRMRKPQELPSRLDGLLQAVHASGFDLRVPIDHGAGALAAVHSLDYLRFLQDAHARWKQLPEDWGDEVISNIFVREPNALRGVLAQAARYLADGSCPVGPHTWHSAYWSAQCAVAGAQALLAGERQAYALCRPPGHHARRDAAGGFCYLNNAAIAAQELTARYPRVAILDTDMHHGQGIQEIFYRRSDVLYVSIHGDPENFYPVVAGYEDERGEGQGEGFNINLPMPHGSPERVFFERLVQARRAIDLFQPDALVLSLGFDIFEKDPQAQVAVSEAGFERLGREVGAMGLPTLIVQEGGYHVEGLQAVSTRFFTGLARA from the coding sequence ATGAAAGCCTACTTCCACGCCGATCAGGCGCTGCACCACCCTCAGACCTATCTTTCGCGGGGCCGGATGCGCAAGCCGCAGGAGTTGCCCTCGCGGCTGGACGGGCTGCTGCAGGCCGTCCACGCATCGGGCTTCGACCTGCGGGTCCCCATCGACCATGGCGCAGGCGCCCTGGCCGCCGTGCATTCGCTCGACTATCTGCGCTTTCTGCAGGACGCCCATGCCCGGTGGAAGCAGTTGCCCGAGGATTGGGGGGACGAGGTCATCTCCAACATCTTCGTGCGCGAGCCCAACGCGCTGCGGGGCGTGCTGGCCCAGGCCGCGCGTTACCTGGCTGATGGCAGTTGCCCCGTGGGGCCCCACACCTGGCATTCGGCCTACTGGTCGGCGCAGTGCGCGGTGGCCGGCGCGCAGGCGCTGCTGGCGGGCGAACGCCAGGCCTATGCCCTGTGCCGCCCGCCGGGCCACCACGCCCGGCGCGACGCGGCAGGCGGCTTTTGCTACCTGAACAACGCCGCCATCGCGGCCCAGGAACTGACCGCCAGGTATCCGCGCGTGGCCATCCTGGATACCGACATGCACCATGGCCAGGGTATCCAGGAGATCTTCTACCGGCGCAGCGACGTGCTCTACGTGTCCATCCATGGCGATCCCGAGAATTTCTACCCGGTGGTCGCGGGCTACGAGGACGAACGTGGCGAGGGCCAGGGGGAGGGCTTCAACATCAACCTGCCCATGCCCCACGGCTCGCCGGAGCGGGTATTCTTCGAGCGTCTGGTCCAGGCACGCCGCGCCATCGACCTGTTCCAGCCCGATGCGCTGGTGCTGTCGCTGGGCTTCGACATCTTCGAGAAGGATCCGCAGGCCCAGGTGGCGGTCAGCGAGGCCGGCTTCGAGCGCCTGGGCCGCGAGGTGGGTGCCATGGGACTGCCCACGCTGATCGTGCAGGAGGGTGGCTACCATGTCGAAGGCCTGCAGGCCGTCTCCACCCGCTTTTTCACGGGCCTGGCCCGCGCCTGA
- a CDS encoding MFS transporter, with amino-acid sequence MSGHTATGHQPVRASAAAFVGTMIEWYDFYIYATAAALVFGKLFFPATTGFYGTLAALGTFAVGFFARPLGGAIFGHIGDRIGRKKSLVITLVMMGVVTVLIGLLPTYAQIGIWAPVLLVLLRIVQGIAVGGEWGGAVLMAGEHSPERSRRTFFASFAQLGSPAGLILSMLMFKLVTGLDDADFLRWGWRVPFLFSALLLVVGFVIRLSVNESPDFVQEQQARARQARAAQVPLWQLLRGAPGLLALAVGSNVLGIAGFYFTSTFMIAYTTQYVGLNRAVILDCLLVVSIMQFFITPLAAWVAGRVGNLRFLGLAAFASIFTPYAMFTLVDAGSLVSITLGIGLAVLFIGAYYAVIAGYVSDSFPTGIRYTGISMAYQLSGAIFGGLTPLLGTVLAENFKGQWWPLALLFSAISLLSLVSVLMLGRHRRTGISTMASEAY; translated from the coding sequence ATGAGTGGACACACGGCGACAGGGCACCAGCCCGTGCGCGCATCGGCTGCGGCCTTCGTCGGCACCATGATCGAGTGGTACGACTTCTACATCTACGCCACGGCGGCCGCGCTGGTGTTCGGCAAGCTGTTCTTTCCGGCCACCACGGGCTTTTACGGCACGCTGGCGGCGCTGGGCACGTTTGCCGTGGGCTTTTTCGCGCGCCCGCTGGGCGGTGCCATCTTCGGCCATATCGGCGACCGCATCGGCCGCAAGAAGTCGCTGGTCATCACGCTGGTGATGATGGGCGTGGTCACCGTGCTGATCGGCCTGCTGCCGACCTATGCGCAGATCGGCATCTGGGCGCCGGTGCTGCTGGTGCTGCTGCGCATCGTCCAGGGCATTGCCGTGGGTGGCGAGTGGGGCGGCGCGGTGCTGATGGCCGGCGAGCATTCGCCCGAACGCAGCCGGCGCACCTTCTTCGCCTCGTTCGCGCAATTGGGCAGTCCGGCGGGCCTGATCCTGTCGATGCTGATGTTCAAGCTGGTCACGGGGCTGGACGACGCTGATTTCCTGCGCTGGGGCTGGCGTGTGCCATTTCTGTTCTCCGCGCTGCTGCTGGTCGTGGGTTTCGTGATCCGCCTGAGTGTGAACGAGTCGCCCGACTTCGTGCAGGAGCAGCAGGCGCGGGCCCGACAGGCCCGGGCCGCGCAGGTGCCGCTGTGGCAACTGCTGCGCGGCGCGCCCGGCCTGCTGGCGCTGGCCGTGGGATCCAACGTGCTGGGCATCGCGGGGTTCTACTTCACCAGCACCTTCATGATTGCCTACACCACGCAATACGTGGGCCTGAACCGCGCGGTCATCCTCGATTGCCTGCTGGTGGTCTCCATCATGCAGTTCTTCATCACGCCGCTGGCCGCCTGGGTGGCCGGTCGTGTCGGCAACCTGCGCTTTCTGGGGCTGGCCGCCTTTGCATCCATCTTCACCCCTTACGCCATGTTCACGCTGGTCGATGCCGGGTCGCTGGTCAGCATCACCCTGGGCATCGGCCTGGCCGTGCTGTTCATCGGCGCCTATTACGCGGTCATCGCAGGCTATGTCAGCGACAGCTTTCCCACGGGCATCCGCTACACCGGCATTTCCATGGCCTATCAGCTGTCGGGGGCCATCTTCGGCGGACTGACACCGCTGCTGGGCACGGTGCTGGCCGAGAACTTCAAGGGCCAGTGGTGGCCGCTGGCGCTGTTGTTCTCGGCGATTTCGCTGCTGTCGCTGGTGTCGGTGCTGATGCTGGGAAGGCACCGGCGTACCGGCATCTCCACCATGGCCTCAGAGGCGTATTGA
- a CDS encoding MurR/RpiR family transcriptional regulator — MKNRKSPSMTEAGPAAGPFADREAFLAVLRQGFEGLSRQLKAIGKHVEMHGDRLAFDGIQATAEACGVQPSAVVRFAKHFGLSGYSELQALFRAEAARQLSVGHDYQDRIRGLIATGSEPRSGVRLAHEVIEGSIESLQALQRGLSPAQFEAAVDLMLEAPALWLAASRRAFPVGAYLAYALQHTDKPVHWLHGLGAMQKGELRALAPGDVMLAVSFEPYAPETLELVDTALARGARLLALTDSQLSPLAARATVTLLAQDGATFGFRSLTSTLTLAQSLFLALAYRLELAYEPVVTKS; from the coding sequence ATGAAAAATAGAAAATCACCATCGATGACCGAGGCCGGACCGGCGGCGGGCCCCTTCGCGGACCGCGAGGCCTTTCTTGCCGTGCTGCGCCAGGGCTTCGAGGGCCTGAGTCGCCAGCTCAAGGCCATCGGCAAGCATGTGGAGATGCACGGCGACCGCCTGGCCTTCGACGGCATACAGGCCACGGCCGAGGCCTGCGGCGTGCAGCCATCGGCCGTGGTGCGCTTTGCCAAGCACTTCGGCCTGTCGGGCTATTCGGAGCTGCAGGCACTGTTCCGCGCCGAGGCCGCGCGCCAGCTGTCGGTGGGCCACGACTACCAGGACCGCATCCGCGGCCTGATCGCCACGGGCAGCGAGCCGCGCAGCGGTGTGCGCCTGGCGCACGAGGTGATCGAGGGCAGCATCGAAAGCCTGCAGGCCCTGCAGCGCGGCCTGTCGCCCGCGCAGTTCGAGGCCGCCGTGGACCTGATGCTGGAGGCGCCCGCGCTGTGGCTTGCCGCCTCGCGCCGCGCCTTCCCCGTGGGCGCCTACCTGGCCTATGCGCTGCAGCACACGGACAAGCCCGTGCACTGGCTGCACGGCCTGGGTGCCATGCAAAAGGGCGAGCTGCGCGCGCTGGCGCCCGGCGACGTGATGCTGGCCGTCTCCTTCGAGCCCTATGCGCCCGAGACACTGGAACTGGTGGACACGGCCCTGGCACGCGGCGCGCGCCTGCTGGCGCTGACCGACAGCCAGCTCAGCCCCCTGGCCGCGCGCGCCACCGTCACCTTGCTGGCCCAGGATGGCGCGACCTTCGGCTTTCGCTCGCTGACCAGCACGCTGACCCTGGCGCAGTCGCTGTTCCTGGCGCTGGCGTACCGGCTGGAGCTGGCGTATGAGCCGGTGGTGACGAAGTCCTGA